A stretch of the Hydra vulgaris chromosome 09, alternate assembly HydraT2T_AEP genome encodes the following:
- the LOC136084512 gene encoding uncharacterized protein LOC136084512 yields MYSFNQMNFLLLFLSFIILYVQKTYSKPIIGKLTCGKDKDGSDIFKTVDGQLSCAVCLCGNLNEGISYQNCETCCCGYVSKTKINNLEHFEKKSEKDERELFETKIGLYTLMAFCCLFISLMLIYLYRKKRFRSSHLPVQSTEKDEFMNDDVKVTTNHETIENTDKQNMLPN; encoded by the exons ATGTATAGTTTTAATCAAATGAAttttctgttgttgtttttatcctttattatcttatatgtacaaaaaacttattcaaaaccGATAATAGGCAAACTAACGTGCGGTAAAGACAAAGATGGCtcagatatatttaaaactgttgATGGACAACTTTCGTGTGCTGTTTGTTTGTGTGGTAACTTAAACGAAGGTATTTCATATCAAAACTGTGAAACATGTTGTTGTGGATATGTTagcaagacaaaaataaataacctcgagcactttgaaaaaaaaagcgaaaaag atgaacgagaattatttgaaacaaaaattggcTTATACACTTTGATGGCTTTTTGCTGTTTGTTTATCTCTTTAATGTTAATCTATTTATACCGTAAAAAACGTTTCCGAAGTTCgc ATCTCCCTGTTCAATCAACTGAAAAAGATGAATTTATGAATGATGACGTAAAAGTAACCACCAATCATGAAACGATTGAAAATACAGATAAACAAAATATGCTaccaaattaa